A portion of the Candidatus Binatota bacterium genome contains these proteins:
- the gloB gene encoding hydroxyacylglutathione hydrolase: MRVVPVPQLFDNYAYLVIDEQSGEAGVVDVSDAGPVAEAAEREGVTLVAVMSTHHHPDHVGGNMDLLAMQPDGSMRVFGYSGDAERIPGITDPLDDGQEFELCRPGGSLGLSGEAIFIPAHTRGHIAYWFADEAAVFTGDTLFAAGCGRLFEGDAAQMKESLERLASLPDETRVYFGHEYTQSNLAFALTLEPGNEHLVQKARDVDSLRAQDLPTVPSTIAEEKLTNPFLRSDSEELRASITALSGESAVDDVAVFAATRRLKDNF, translated from the coding sequence GTGCGCGTAGTACCCGTCCCCCAGCTTTTCGATAATTATGCCTACCTGGTCATAGACGAGCAGAGCGGTGAGGCCGGCGTTGTTGATGTTTCCGACGCGGGACCAGTTGCCGAGGCGGCCGAGCGCGAGGGCGTGACCCTGGTCGCCGTAATGTCGACCCATCATCATCCCGACCACGTGGGCGGAAACATGGACCTGCTGGCAATGCAGCCCGACGGCTCTATGCGGGTGTTCGGTTACTCTGGCGACGCCGAGCGTATTCCCGGAATCACCGACCCCCTCGACGACGGCCAGGAGTTCGAGCTATGCCGACCGGGTGGCTCGTTAGGATTAAGTGGTGAGGCCATTTTCATTCCTGCCCACACCCGTGGCCACATAGCGTACTGGTTCGCCGATGAGGCGGCAGTGTTTACCGGCGATACCTTGTTTGCAGCCGGCTGCGGCAGGCTGTTCGAGGGCGACGCCGCGCAGATGAAAGAATCGCTTGAAAGACTCGCGAGCCTTCCCGACGAGACCAGGGTCTACTTTGGCCACGAGTACACCCAGTCGAACCTGGCGTTCGCGCTGACCCTCGAGCCCGGCAATGAGCATCTTGTGCAGAAAGCCCGCGACGTCGACTCGCTGCGGGCTCAAGACCTGCCTACTGTCCCGAGCACGATAGCGGAGGAGAAACTCACCAACCCCTTCCTCAGGTCAGACAGCGAAGAGCTGCGCGCGTCGATCACTGCGTTGTCTGGAGAATCGGCGGTTGACGATGTCGCCGTCTTTGCTGCCACGCGCAGGCTCAAGGATAACTTCTAG
- a CDS encoding M20/M25/M40 family metallo-hydrolase yields MSRINSFAPSLFNSLLVLSAAVLAAALLSAPAMAQGSPAARTGIEEVAATVGSKVGVQALRQAATDRASSRAVELLSRYVRIDTVNPPGNESRGAHFLASVLEESGINARVFESRPGRGNVYARLRGDGSRRPVILLSHIDVVPADPEQWSVPPFEAVVKDGSLYGRGVLDCKGITTIQLLAMLALKESGTTLSRDIIFLATADEETGGRLGAAWMLDNHYDLLGDAEFVLNEGGFVHRDPGKPLVFKLGVAEKNPCWFRVIATGEPGHGSRPAAETAVTRLVDALAKLTAREKKIEVVPVVAGYYAAYAALDEEHARQYRQLERSLESAEFRDWFMADPAAAALVTDTVAPTMLEGSAKTNIIPATATAQVDSRLLPGHDCVSFLSELRQLVGGPNVRIEPILSFASTQSPMNNELTEAVERVAAAMDERAIVLPALLGGFTDSHYFREKGIHAYGMVPLETSPEERSTLHGPDERVSVSSLQDAVGRMVDLLLELGG; encoded by the coding sequence ATGAGTAGGATTAACAGCTTTGCCCCGTCCTTGTTCAACAGCCTGCTGGTGTTGTCAGCTGCTGTGTTGGCAGCTGCGCTGTTGTCAGCCCCGGCGATGGCCCAGGGGTCCCCGGCCGCTCGCACCGGTATCGAAGAAGTCGCGGCCACGGTTGGTTCCAAGGTGGGTGTCCAGGCCCTCCGCCAGGCGGCAACGGACCGGGCCAGCAGCCGCGCGGTCGAACTGCTGTCGCGCTACGTACGCATCGACACCGTAAATCCACCGGGCAACGAGTCGCGTGGCGCACACTTTCTCGCGTCGGTACTTGAAGAGTCGGGCATAAACGCGCGCGTGTTCGAGTCGCGTCCCGGCAGGGGAAACGTCTACGCGCGCTTGCGAGGCGACGGCAGCCGGCGGCCGGTAATCCTGTTGAGCCACATCGACGTGGTTCCGGCTGATCCTGAGCAGTGGAGCGTTCCGCCCTTCGAGGCCGTCGTCAAGGACGGGTCGCTTTACGGGCGCGGCGTGCTCGACTGCAAGGGCATTACCACCATCCAGTTGCTCGCTATGCTGGCCCTGAAGGAGTCGGGGACAACCCTGTCGCGGGATATTATTTTTCTGGCTACGGCGGACGAGGAAACGGGCGGTCGCCTGGGTGCCGCTTGGATGCTTGATAACCATTACGACCTGCTCGGCGATGCCGAGTTCGTGCTCAACGAGGGTGGGTTCGTTCACCGCGACCCGGGCAAACCGCTGGTGTTCAAGCTCGGCGTGGCCGAAAAGAACCCGTGCTGGTTTCGCGTGATAGCCACCGGCGAGCCCGGCCACGGTTCGCGACCAGCCGCCGAGACGGCGGTTACGAGGCTGGTAGACGCGCTGGCCAAGCTTACTGCGCGTGAGAAAAAGATCGAGGTCGTCCCGGTGGTGGCCGGTTATTACGCGGCCTACGCGGCCTTGGACGAAGAGCACGCCCGGCAGTATCGCCAGCTGGAACGCTCCCTGGAGTCAGCCGAATTCAGGGACTGGTTCATGGCCGATCCGGCCGCGGCCGCGCTGGTGACCGACACCGTGGCGCCCACGATGCTCGAGGGTTCGGCCAAAACCAATATCATCCCGGCGACCGCGACCGCCCAGGTAGACAGCCGCCTGCTGCCCGGCCACGACTGCGTTTCGTTTCTGTCAGAGCTTCGCCAGTTGGTCGGTGGGCCAAACGTCCGGATAGAACCCATCCTTAGTTTCGCGTCGACCCAGTCGCCGATGAACAACGAGTTGACCGAGGCGGTCGAACGGGTGGCCGCCGCAATGGACGAGCGAGCGATAGTGCTGCCGGCCTTGCTGGGTGGTTTTACCGACAGTCACTATTTTCGGGAGAAGGGTATCCACGCCTACGGCATGGTGCCATTGGAAACTTCGCCCGAGGAACGTTCAACCTTGCACGGCCCCGACGAGCGCGTTTCGGTATCGTCGTTGCAGGATGCTGTTGGGCGCATGGTAGACCTGTTGCTCGAACTCGGCGGCTGA
- a CDS encoding AEC family transporter: protein MESAEVLRTVAPVFMLAGVGWGLAHWRRLSIDTLTEVVMYVGAPCLVFSSLSRGTVHAAETGMLVAACLFLVGGTALVARLLFAASGSRPGPYLLPAMFMNAGNMLLPLCLFAFGDEGLVRGVIVFATMSVLMSSLGVYVAGGKRPGEVFRLPYIYAAVAGLAVGWTGIELPEPVQRSVALLGDLAIPLMLLALGARLQQQPLPSLKGPLLATVSRMGGGYLVALLFVWVTGVDGVTRSVVMLLSVMPSAVINFVFAQKYGDGASEVAATVFVSTLVSLVAIPLVLAFGL from the coding sequence GTGGAGAGTGCCGAAGTACTGAGGACGGTAGCGCCGGTCTTTATGCTTGCCGGCGTGGGGTGGGGGCTGGCTCACTGGCGCAGGCTGTCGATAGACACGCTCACCGAGGTGGTCATGTACGTTGGCGCGCCCTGCCTGGTGTTCTCATCTCTATCGCGCGGTACAGTTCACGCGGCCGAGACGGGCATGCTGGTTGCCGCCTGCCTGTTCCTGGTCGGCGGCACGGCGTTGGTGGCCAGGCTGTTGTTCGCCGCCTCGGGCAGCCGGCCGGGCCCCTACCTTCTGCCGGCCATGTTCATGAACGCCGGCAACATGCTGCTGCCCCTGTGCCTGTTCGCGTTCGGCGACGAAGGGCTGGTGCGCGGGGTGATAGTGTTCGCGACGATGTCGGTTCTGATGAGTTCGCTCGGTGTCTACGTCGCCGGCGGCAAGCGCCCGGGCGAAGTTTTTCGCCTCCCGTATATTTACGCGGCTGTTGCTGGACTGGCGGTGGGCTGGACCGGCATCGAGCTGCCCGAGCCGGTGCAGAGGTCGGTCGCACTGCTGGGCGATCTCGCGATTCCGCTTATGCTGCTGGCTCTCGGCGCGCGTTTGCAGCAGCAGCCCTTACCCTCGCTGAAAGGGCCACTGCTGGCCACTGTTTCGCGTATGGGCGGTGGCTACCTCGTAGCGTTGCTCTTTGTCTGGGTCACCGGCGTGGACGGGGTGACCCGCAGCGTGGTCATGCTGCTGTCGGTAATGCCGTCAGCTGTAATAAACTTTGTTTTTGCCCAGAAGTATGGCGACGGCGCTAGCGAGGTAGCGGCTACCGTTTTTGTGAGCACCTTGGTGTCACTGGTCGCCATCCCCCTGGTGCTGGCCTTCGGGCTCTGA
- a CDS encoding RlmE family RNA methyltransferase, translated as MAKYQHHDAAWRRAKDEGLRSRAALKLREIDGKFRVFRRGGRVLDLGCWPGGWLQVAAAAVGERGRVVGVDLLAVDKLDLANVVTLVGDLTDEAVFRELLEELGGTADLVLSDMSPSLSGVRAADRARHERLVELAIAVAGRTLSEGGVLVVKLFADIPQEITAGLRADFDKVARFKPPTTRKGSREIYLVARGYRKHPEAALPGAGTAADKGGDTKVQ; from the coding sequence ATGGCTAAGTACCAACACCACGACGCGGCCTGGCGAAGGGCAAAAGATGAGGGGCTGCGATCCCGGGCGGCTCTCAAGCTACGCGAGATTGACGGCAAGTTCCGTGTTTTTCGTCGCGGTGGCAGGGTGCTTGATCTCGGCTGCTGGCCCGGGGGGTGGTTGCAGGTAGCTGCCGCGGCCGTGGGTGAGCGTGGGCGGGTTGTGGGAGTTGACCTGCTGGCCGTGGACAAACTCGATCTCGCTAACGTCGTCACCCTGGTTGGCGATCTTACCGATGAAGCAGTTTTTCGGGAGTTGCTCGAAGAGCTGGGCGGAACCGCCGACCTGGTGTTGAGCGACATGTCTCCTTCGCTGAGCGGCGTGCGCGCCGCCGATCGAGCGCGGCACGAGCGCCTGGTCGAGCTCGCGATAGCCGTTGCCGGCAGGACTCTATCCGAGGGCGGTGTACTGGTCGTAAAATTGTTCGCCGATATACCGCAGGAAATAACGGCCGGTCTACGCGCGGATTTTGACAAGGTGGCGCGCTTCAAGCCGCCCACTACGAGGAAGGGTTCGCGCGAGATTTACCTGGTGGCGCGCGGGTATCGAAAGCACCCCGAGGCCGCGCTACCTGGCGCCGGGACGGCCGCTGATAAAGGCGGGGATACAAAGGTGCAGTAG
- a CDS encoding ATP-dependent DNA helicase PcrA, giving the protein MPLDLDSLNPAQREAAEHNDGPLLILAGAGSGKTRVLVHRIARLLEEGRARPWEILAVTFTNKAARELVERCRSMVGDAADELWVGTFHGMGARLLRRHCEELGCSRSFTIMDGDDQLKIARDVITAAGLDPAVLRPETLRNFIENAKHEARSPADEEARGASDDLVPLYAAYERRLRTLDAMDFGDLITRVLELFRGAPGLLKRYQQRFRYVLVDEYQDTNHSQYLLVSRLAAGHGNLCVVGDDDQSIYAWRGASLRNILEFERDFAGANVVRLEQNYRSSGNIVAAAHGVIANNGDRKDKELWTDATAGRKVHVVTTTDERDEARYIVAQAAEGDPGDVAVFYRTNAQSRAIEEELVRSRMRYVIVGGTRFYERREIKDLVAYLRFIANPRDEISLARVINVPTRGIGRTTWERLIVEARNRDGTAWDLLEGDDPLSFASPAPRRRLNDFRVLARRWLAMDRAAVTPLLEAILEDTSYEDHLHDHDGDDADSRIENVHELLTVSQEFDEEYDEREFADADDNADDVDPTRFDPVLGALATFLERLALNADVDSYEEQGGHVTLMTLHNSKGLEFDRVFIAGAEEGVFPHARSMAEDGRGLEEERRLCYVGVTRARRQLSLLHASRRSLYGTLQENLPSRFLDELPASVVERIVTPQRSTRGGISANKGARAYGSQGYGGVRKQNDQSGTTPTGRSYAQQTWAEGARVVHPMFGAGRVSSCSGSGDSEKVEVRFDQVGLKRLVVKFAKLEAV; this is encoded by the coding sequence ATGCCACTTGATCTTGACAGCCTTAACCCGGCCCAGCGCGAAGCCGCCGAGCACAACGACGGCCCCCTGCTCATCCTGGCCGGCGCGGGTAGCGGAAAAACCCGCGTCCTCGTGCACCGCATAGCGCGCCTGCTTGAAGAGGGCCGGGCCCGGCCCTGGGAGATCCTGGCCGTTACTTTCACCAACAAGGCCGCCCGCGAACTGGTAGAGCGCTGCCGCTCAATGGTGGGCGACGCTGCCGACGAGTTGTGGGTAGGTACGTTTCACGGCATGGGCGCGCGCCTGCTGCGCCGGCACTGCGAAGAGCTGGGCTGCTCCCGGTCGTTTACGATCATGGACGGAGACGACCAGCTCAAAATCGCGCGCGACGTGATAACCGCCGCCGGGCTGGACCCCGCCGTACTGAGGCCCGAAACCCTGCGCAACTTCATAGAAAACGCCAAGCACGAGGCCCGCAGCCCGGCCGACGAAGAAGCCCGCGGCGCCTCCGACGACCTGGTGCCTCTTTACGCAGCCTACGAAAGACGCCTGCGCACACTCGACGCCATGGACTTCGGCGATCTGATAACACGGGTGCTGGAATTGTTCCGCGGGGCGCCGGGGCTGCTCAAGCGCTACCAGCAGCGTTTTCGTTACGTACTGGTAGACGAGTACCAGGACACCAACCACTCCCAGTACCTGCTGGTGTCGCGACTCGCGGCCGGCCACGGCAACCTCTGCGTGGTGGGCGACGACGACCAGAGTATCTACGCGTGGCGGGGCGCCAGCCTGCGCAACATACTGGAGTTCGAGCGCGACTTTGCCGGCGCCAACGTAGTGAGGCTCGAACAGAACTACCGCTCCAGCGGCAACATAGTGGCAGCGGCGCACGGAGTGATAGCCAACAACGGCGACCGCAAGGACAAGGAACTGTGGACCGATGCCACCGCTGGCCGGAAAGTGCACGTAGTGACCACCACCGACGAGCGCGACGAGGCACGCTACATAGTGGCCCAGGCGGCAGAGGGCGACCCCGGTGACGTAGCCGTGTTCTACCGCACCAACGCCCAGTCACGGGCGATCGAAGAAGAACTCGTACGCTCCCGCATGCGCTACGTGATCGTCGGCGGCACGCGCTTCTACGAGCGACGCGAGATCAAGGACCTTGTCGCCTACCTGCGCTTCATAGCCAACCCGCGCGACGAGATCAGCCTCGCGCGGGTGATAAACGTGCCCACGAGGGGCATAGGCCGTACGACCTGGGAACGGCTGATAGTGGAGGCGCGTAATCGCGACGGCACGGCCTGGGATTTGCTCGAAGGTGACGATCCGTTGTCCTTTGCTTCGCCTGCACCACGGCGTCGGCTCAACGACTTCCGGGTACTCGCCCGGCGTTGGCTGGCCATGGACAGGGCTGCGGTAACGCCGCTGCTCGAAGCCATACTCGAAGACACCTCCTACGAGGACCACCTGCACGACCACGACGGGGACGACGCCGACAGCCGCATTGAAAACGTGCACGAACTGCTGACCGTCAGCCAGGAGTTCGACGAGGAATACGACGAACGCGAATTCGCCGATGCCGATGATAACGCTGACGACGTAGACCCCACCCGCTTCGACCCCGTACTCGGAGCGCTCGCAACTTTTCTCGAGCGCCTGGCTCTCAACGCCGACGTCGACAGCTACGAGGAGCAGGGTGGCCACGTGACACTGATGACCCTGCACAACTCCAAGGGACTCGAGTTTGACCGCGTGTTCATAGCCGGTGCCGAAGAGGGCGTCTTTCCGCACGCACGCTCCATGGCCGAGGACGGGCGCGGCCTGGAAGAAGAGCGCAGGCTTTGTTACGTGGGCGTCACCCGCGCCCGCCGCCAGCTGTCGTTGCTTCACGCCAGCAGGCGCAGCCTGTACGGCACACTGCAGGAAAACCTGCCATCAAGATTTCTCGACGAGCTGCCCGCATCCGTGGTGGAAAGAATCGTCACCCCGCAACGCAGTACTCGCGGTGGCATATCGGCAAATAAGGGCGCCCGGGCTTATGGTAGCCAGGGCTACGGTGGGGTGCGCAAGCAGAACGACCAGTCCGGCACCACGCCGACCGGGCGCTCCTATGCCCAGCAGACCTGGGCCGAAGGTGCCAGGGTCGTGCACCCCATGTTCGGTGCCGGTCGCGTGTCGAGTTGCTCGGGAAGCGGCGACTCAGAAAAAGTCGAGGTGCGCTTCGACCAGGTTGGCCTCAAGCGCCTGGTGGTAAAATTCGCCAAGCTCGAGGCGGTCTGA
- a CDS encoding laccase domain-containing protein translates to MLTTDKGLGAASHGLGFSWGFGGREARPPTGLLTARQVHGRRVVELPVAAAGTARAPGGHRIEADGLVSRGESIVAVRTADCVPLLMLADVPGEAGDEATAGVDNRPWAAAVHAGWRGSLAGVVDAAVEHALKSGYQASALRVLLGPSVGPCCYEVSADLVERFSSAGMGTTTTAAGRPALDLRAINTARLVAMGVSASRVESTGPCTCCHAEDYYSVRADRAEQGRQLSWIGWAEG, encoded by the coding sequence ATGCTGACCACTGACAAGGGATTGGGCGCTGCCAGCCACGGGCTGGGCTTCAGCTGGGGATTTGGCGGCCGCGAAGCAAGACCACCCACCGGCTTACTGACGGCCAGGCAGGTGCACGGTCGGCGCGTGGTCGAGCTGCCCGTGGCGGCGGCAGGAACAGCGCGGGCTCCGGGTGGCCATAGAATTGAGGCCGACGGGCTGGTGAGCAGGGGCGAGTCGATAGTGGCTGTGCGGACCGCCGACTGCGTGCCCCTGCTCATGCTGGCCGACGTTCCTGGAGAAGCTGGCGACGAAGCCACAGCTGGTGTCGACAACAGGCCATGGGCGGCGGCCGTGCACGCTGGTTGGAGGGGCAGCCTGGCCGGCGTCGTTGACGCCGCGGTGGAACACGCGCTGAAAAGCGGCTACCAGGCCTCGGCCCTGCGGGTGTTGCTGGGCCCGTCGGTGGGACCGTGCTGCTACGAGGTGTCTGCTGATCTGGTCGAGCGTTTCAGCTCTGCGGGAATGGGCACTACCACCACTGCTGCCGGTCGGCCGGCCCTCGATCTCAGGGCTATTAACACCGCCCGTCTCGTGGCCATGGGCGTGAGCGCGTCGCGTGTAGAATCAACGGGCCCCTGCACCTGCTGTCACGCCGAGGACTACTACTCGGTGAGGGCCGATCGCGCCGAACAGGGCCGGCAGTTGAGCTGGATAGGTTGGGCCGAGGGCTAG
- the uvrA gene encoding excinuclease ABC subunit A has translation MSQPWRLAPVPLPLQPVGPGDGDVKKTIRVAGARTNNLREVSCQFPMRKLSVVTGVSGSGKSSLVFDTLYAEGQRRYVQSLSTYARLFLEQMERPDVDSISDIPPAIALEQKNSIRNARSTVGTITEVLDYLRLLMTHAGTASCVDCNEELGADGPAEAAARVLEWEEGLRLLFHARVPLHGLEPEEAAAAFAGQGFNRLLIDGKAVDLSEAGSDYFKRDEIDVVLDRLVLRADSAERVQEALEHCYELGDGVASVSVQGEPEARAVYRNAFCCRSCGREYTRPSPHLFSFNSPLGACTTCEGFGRVVDLSFDKVIPNQSLSLRGGAVAPWSTPAFAEVQEDFVKAAERLGYSTELPWARLPEEVRNWVIEGDRDSPGVKGFFKWLEGRRYKTHVRILLARYRSYHECDDCGGQRLKPEALAVKIGRRNVADFCALSIADLARIMARLKLTPEATERTRPVMREIRNRLAYLADVGLGYLTLARQARTLSGGEAQRIHLAAALGSALTDTLYALDEPTVGLHPRDSRMLLKVLKRLTKLGNTVVLVEHDPTLINGSDHVVEIGPGGGHLGGKLVYEGKPAGLAGTDTATGRVLLIRTIARQKRSLTDCGSLLIRGARENNLDIDKLSIPLGQLVCVTGVSGSGKSTLVEQVLYEGYLRQTGNGGQEAGECDGIDGFDQIDELLMMSQSPIGRSLRSNPATYLKFYDDIRKLFAATPAARRARVSAGAFSFNTSGGRCEHCQGTGSVTIEMHFMADITVPCDDCGGHRFKKRVLEVRYQDRNINEVLGMTVDEALEFFANRPAMARKLGGLAAVGLGYLALGQATSTLSGGEAQRLKLSSFLAEESKAGRTLFIFDEPTTGLHLQDVHVLIEVLDGLVERGHSVLVVEHHTDFISHADHVIDLGPEGGDGGGRVIVQGTVMDIAGCEQSHTGVELKKHLEL, from the coding sequence TTGTCGCAGCCATGGCGACTCGCCCCTGTACCACTGCCCCTGCAGCCCGTCGGGCCTGGAGACGGCGACGTGAAAAAAACCATCCGGGTAGCCGGCGCACGCACCAACAACCTGCGCGAAGTCAGCTGCCAATTCCCCATGCGCAAGCTCTCGGTCGTAACGGGCGTATCAGGGTCGGGTAAGTCATCACTGGTTTTCGACACCCTCTACGCCGAGGGGCAAAGACGCTACGTACAATCGCTATCCACTTACGCGCGGCTGTTCCTCGAGCAGATGGAACGCCCCGACGTTGACTCCATAAGCGACATTCCCCCCGCCATCGCCCTCGAGCAGAAAAACTCCATCCGCAACGCGCGCTCGACGGTGGGCACCATAACCGAGGTCCTCGATTACCTGCGCCTGCTCATGACCCACGCGGGTACAGCGAGTTGCGTGGACTGCAACGAAGAGCTCGGCGCCGACGGCCCGGCCGAAGCCGCGGCGCGGGTACTCGAGTGGGAAGAAGGCCTGCGCCTGCTGTTCCACGCGAGGGTGCCGTTGCACGGCCTGGAACCCGAAGAGGCGGCGGCAGCCTTTGCCGGGCAGGGATTCAACCGCTTGCTCATAGACGGAAAGGCGGTGGACCTTTCGGAAGCCGGCAGCGACTACTTCAAGCGCGACGAAATCGACGTTGTACTCGACCGCCTGGTTCTCAGGGCCGACAGCGCAGAGCGCGTGCAGGAAGCCCTGGAGCACTGCTATGAACTGGGCGACGGCGTGGCCAGCGTGTCGGTGCAGGGCGAGCCCGAAGCGCGGGCGGTCTATCGTAACGCCTTCTGCTGCCGCTCATGCGGCCGCGAGTACACGCGGCCCTCGCCGCACCTTTTCAGCTTCAACAGCCCGCTGGGAGCCTGCACCACCTGCGAGGGATTCGGTCGCGTGGTCGACCTGAGCTTTGACAAGGTCATCCCCAACCAATCGCTTTCGCTGCGGGGTGGAGCGGTGGCCCCGTGGAGCACACCAGCTTTTGCCGAGGTGCAGGAAGACTTCGTCAAGGCTGCCGAGCGCCTGGGTTACTCTACCGAACTGCCCTGGGCACGGCTGCCCGAAGAAGTGAGAAACTGGGTCATCGAGGGCGACCGCGACAGCCCGGGGGTGAAGGGTTTTTTCAAGTGGCTCGAAGGACGTCGCTATAAAACCCACGTACGGATACTGCTCGCGCGCTACCGCAGCTACCACGAGTGCGATGACTGCGGCGGCCAACGACTCAAGCCCGAGGCCCTGGCCGTCAAGATAGGACGGCGTAACGTGGCCGACTTCTGTGCCCTCAGCATTGCCGACCTCGCCCGTATCATGGCACGGCTCAAACTCACGCCCGAGGCCACCGAGCGCACCCGCCCGGTCATGCGCGAAATTCGTAACCGCCTCGCTTACCTCGCCGACGTGGGGCTCGGCTACCTTACGCTCGCGCGGCAGGCCCGCACCCTGTCGGGAGGAGAAGCCCAGCGCATCCACCTGGCGGCCGCACTGGGAAGCGCGCTCACCGACACCCTCTACGCACTCGACGAGCCCACCGTAGGCCTGCACCCGCGCGACAGCCGCATGCTACTCAAGGTACTCAAGCGACTCACCAAGCTAGGCAACACCGTTGTGCTCGTAGAGCATGACCCCACGCTCATCAACGGCTCCGATCACGTGGTCGAGATCGGCCCCGGCGGTGGCCACCTCGGCGGCAAGCTGGTCTACGAGGGTAAGCCGGCCGGGCTCGCGGGCACCGACACCGCGACCGGGCGCGTGCTGCTCATACGCACCATCGCCCGCCAGAAACGCAGCCTTACAGACTGCGGTTCACTGCTGATACGCGGCGCGAGGGAAAACAACCTCGACATAGACAAGCTCAGCATACCGCTGGGACAACTGGTGTGCGTGACCGGGGTCTCGGGCTCAGGCAAATCGACACTGGTTGAGCAGGTGCTGTACGAAGGCTACCTGCGGCAGACCGGCAACGGCGGCCAGGAAGCCGGCGAATGCGACGGAATTGACGGCTTCGACCAGATCGACGAGCTGTTGATGATGAGCCAGTCACCCATAGGCCGTTCGCTGAGGTCAAACCCGGCTACCTACCTGAAGTTCTACGACGATATTCGCAAGTTGTTCGCGGCCACTCCGGCTGCCCGGCGCGCACGCGTCAGCGCCGGGGCGTTCTCGTTCAACACCTCGGGTGGACGCTGCGAACACTGCCAGGGCACCGGCTCGGTCACCATCGAAATGCACTTCATGGCCGACATAACCGTTCCCTGCGACGACTGCGGCGGGCATCGTTTTAAAAAACGTGTGCTCGAGGTGCGTTACCAGGACCGCAACATCAACGAAGTGCTCGGCATGACCGTGGACGAAGCGCTCGAGTTTTTTGCCAATCGCCCGGCCATGGCTCGCAAGCTAGGTGGGCTGGCGGCTGTCGGACTGGGCTACCTCGCTCTCGGGCAGGCCACGTCGACGCTTTCGGGTGGAGAAGCGCAGCGCCTGAAACTATCTTCGTTCCTGGCCGAGGAGAGCAAGGCCGGTCGCACGCTGTTCATATTTGACGAGCCTACAACGGGACTTCACCTGCAGGACGTACATGTTCTCATCGAAGTACTCGACGGGCTTGTCGAGCGAGGCCACTCGGTACTGGTGGTGGAACACCACACCGACTTCATTTCCCACGCTGACCACGTCATAGACCTCGGCCCCGAGGGCGGCGATGGTGGCGGCCGCGTGATCGTACAGGGCACGGTGATGGATATAGCCGGCTGCGAACAATCTCACACCGGCGTCGAGTTAAAGAAGCACCTCGAGCTCTAA
- a CDS encoding dCMP deaminase codes for MHERPSWDEYFMAITAEVAKRSTCTRAQVGAVIVRERSILATGYNGSPAGMPHCLDVGCLVYESRTPDGNIEENCFRTIHAEINAIAQAARNGSGIAGADVYVTHTPCIHCLKVLVNTGVKRVVYAKAYKLDTIEELLDRSGMQLQQVEFAA; via the coding sequence ATGCACGAACGACCAAGCTGGGACGAGTATTTCATGGCAATAACCGCCGAGGTGGCCAAGCGCTCCACCTGCACACGGGCGCAGGTGGGGGCGGTAATAGTGCGTGAGCGCAGCATACTGGCCACGGGCTACAACGGCTCGCCCGCCGGCATGCCCCACTGCCTCGACGTGGGTTGCCTGGTCTACGAGTCGCGTACCCCCGATGGCAACATCGAGGAAAACTGCTTTCGCACCATACACGCCGAGATTAATGCCATAGCCCAGGCCGCGCGTAACGGCTCGGGTATAGCCGGTGCCGACGTGTACGTTACCCATACGCCCTGCATTCACTGCCTCAAGGTCCTGGTCAACACGGGCGTCAAGCGCGTGGTCTACGCCAAGGCTTACAAGCTCGATACCATAGAAGAGCTGCTCGACCGTTCGGGCATGCAGCTGCAGCAGGTCGAGTTCGCCGCCTGA